A stretch of Episyrphus balteatus chromosome 2, idEpiBalt1.1, whole genome shotgun sequence DNA encodes these proteins:
- the LOC129911161 gene encoding uncharacterized protein LOC129911161 isoform X2: MVIHQNPGQQRPIVDLLVALIAVPILILCALQLEKHMQDRWEESSETRWLVFALGVSMLLISVLICGYVTHRMGVCMWTGPLEDSSRLSTNTTGNNIQHINSQNDILRIVDSLPPSYESVVKCDIPPPAYDCIVVNMEQCKEEEANRKAVPAQEIASVHM, encoded by the exons ATGGTTATCCACCAAAATCCTGGCCAGCAACGTCCAATAGTCGATCTTCTCGTCGCATTAATTGCAGTTCCAATTCTAATACTATGTGCCCTGCAGTTGGAGAAACACATGCAAGATCGATGGGAAGAAAGTTCAGAAACAAGATGGCTAGTATTTGCCCTTGGAGTCAGTATGCTGTTAATAAGTGTATTAATATGCGGCTATGTCACCCATCGAATGGGTGTCTGCATGTGGACTGGTCCACTTGAAGATTCCTCTAGATTGTCAACAAATACAACTGGCAATAATATACAACAT ATTAACTCGCAAAATGATATCCTTCGAATTGTGGATTCACTACCACCTAGTTATGAAAGTGTGGTCAAGTGTGATATCCCTCCACCAGCTTATGATTGTATTGTTGTAAATATGGAACAGTGCAAAGAGGAAGAAGCCAATCGAAAGGCGGTACCAGCACAGGAAATCGCCTCGGTGCATATGTAA
- the LOC129911161 gene encoding uncharacterized protein LOC129911161 isoform X1: MRIHLSADMIASTPMDPRMVIHQNPGQQRPIVDLLVALIAVPILILCALQLEKHMQDRWEESSETRWLVFALGVSMLLISVLICGYVTHRMGVCMWTGPLEDSSRLSTNTTGNNIQHINSQNDILRIVDSLPPSYESVVKCDIPPPAYDCIVVNMEQCKEEEANRKAVPAQEIASVHM, encoded by the exons AATGGTTATCCACCAAAATCCTGGCCAGCAACGTCCAATAGTCGATCTTCTCGTCGCATTAATTGCAGTTCCAATTCTAATACTATGTGCCCTGCAGTTGGAGAAACACATGCAAGATCGATGGGAAGAAAGTTCAGAAACAAGATGGCTAGTATTTGCCCTTGGAGTCAGTATGCTGTTAATAAGTGTATTAATATGCGGCTATGTCACCCATCGAATGGGTGTCTGCATGTGGACTGGTCCACTTGAAGATTCCTCTAGATTGTCAACAAATACAACTGGCAATAATATACAACAT ATTAACTCGCAAAATGATATCCTTCGAATTGTGGATTCACTACCACCTAGTTATGAAAGTGTGGTCAAGTGTGATATCCCTCCACCAGCTTATGATTGTATTGTTGTAAATATGGAACAGTGCAAAGAGGAAGAAGCCAATCGAAAGGCGGTACCAGCACAGGAAATCGCCTCGGTGCATATGTAA